A window of Acropora muricata isolate sample 2 chromosome 3, ASM3666990v1, whole genome shotgun sequence contains these coding sequences:
- the LOC136911046 gene encoding transcriptional regulator Myc-1-like isoform X1 has translation MRMAVQNGCSFCKPFASENDPDATYYFHLEKDEVETEAYSISTVPTHDIWKKFELLPTPPRSPSRSPRSSPIDFADTLQSVSDNLDNCSVAPLTTVENSLSCLKSKLIQDCMWNASNYNERSSESMKFTTAPNNELLYETPCSTPPPVEYVSSECVDPSTVFPYPVNETHQNLCVSHSSSDSEEEIDVVSIEKPKTRKRAPPQVTDEPPAKRLKPVAVRPKAGMSTTSPTKEFKKDLKRQTSATSDEDGEINKRATHNVLERKRRNDLKTSFHVLREEVPELKDNERAAKVTILRKAKECVDKLKNDETRFLEELTKERRRNEDLLDRLHTLRQLKRK, from the exons ATGCG aatggCTGTTCAGAATGGCTGTTCCTTTTGTAAGCCGTTTGCGTCTGAAAACGACCCGGACGCCACGTATTACTTCCATCTGGAAAAAGACGAAGTGGAAACTGAAGCATATAGTATATCAACAGTCCCAACACATGACATTTGGAAGAAGTTTGAACTTCTTCCAACACCGCCGCGGTCTCCATCGCGATCACCGCGAAGTTCTCCGATCGACTTTGCGGACACTTTGCAAAGTGTGTCAGATAATTTGGACAACTGCTCAGTTGCACCCTTAACAACGGTTGAAAATTCTCTCAGTTGTTTAAAGTCCAAGCTCATTCAAGACTGTATGTGGAATGCTTCAAACTACAACGAAAGATCGTCGGAGTCGATGAAATTTACCACAGCGCCTAACAACGAATTACTTTACGAGACACCCTGTTCAACTCCACCTCCAGTGGAATATGTTAGCTCTGAGTGTGTGGACCCTTCAACGGTTTTTCCTTATCCAGTGAACGAAACGCATCAAAACTTATGCGTGTCTCATTCGTCCAGCGATTCAG AAGAAGAAATAGATGTGGTTAGCATCGAGAAACCGAAAACTCGTAAACGTGCTCCTCCGCAAGTCACAGACGAGCCCCCGGCAAAACGTCTAAAACCAGTCGCTGTGAGACCTAAAGCAGGTATGTCGACAACAAGTCCTACAAAAGAGTTCAAGAAAGATCTCAAACGACAAACGAGCGCAACTTCAGATGAGGACGGCGAAATAAACAAAAGAGCAACTCATAATGTTCTAGAACGGAAACGAAGGAATGATCTCAAGACTAGCTTCCATGTTCTGCGAGAAGAAGTCCCCGAACTCAAGGACAACGAACGAGCTGCAAAAGTCACAATCTTGCGGAAAGCAAAGGAGTGCGTAGATAAACTTAAAAACGACGAAACAAGATTTCTTGAAGAGCTTACGAAAGAGCGACGGAGAAACGAAGACCTCTTAGATCGTCTGCATACCCTTAGACAATTGAAGCGAAAGTAA
- the LOC136911049 gene encoding valacyclovir hydrolase-like, translating into MAAILARFPVFVGALRKSRACRMSTVSSKTEVNGVQIHHEVAGQGNRVVLCMPGALGSTQSDFAPQLHGLSDVFTVIAFDPRGYGKSIPPKRDFPDDFFERDAVDAASLINALGHSKYSLLGWSDGGITALILAAKYPQCVNGMVVWGANATVTKEDIDLYEKIRDTSKWNPKMREPLEALYGKEGLQEMHSGWIDGISKYYTNRGGDICKKAVKSITCPTLVVHGQKDPLVPQFHPEYLHENIPGCKLHMMPEGKHNLHLRYADEFNSLVKSFLNGKL; encoded by the exons ATGGCGGCTATTTTGGCAAGGTTTCCTGTTTTTGTCGGAGCGTTGAGGAAGTCGAGAGCTTGTAGGATGAGTACGGTTTCCTCAAAAACAGAAGTAAACGGAGTTCAAATCCATCACGAGGTTGCTGGGCAGGGGAACAGGGTTGTTTTGTGTATGCCAGGCGCTCTCGGATCAACCCAAAGTGACTTCGCTCCGCAACTTCACGGCCTCAGTGATGTGTTTACAGTCATCGCCTTTGATCCTCGTGGCTACGGAAAATCAATTCCTCCCAAACGGGATTTCCCAGATGACTTTTTCGAAAGAGATGCTGTGGATGCTGCTAGTTTAATAAATGCTCTCG GGCATTCTAAGTATTCTCTTTTGGGATGGAGTGATGGTGGTATAACAGCTTTGATACTGGCGGCTAAATATCCTCAATGCGTTAATGGTATGGTGGTGTGGGGAGCAAATGCCACTGTTACAAAAGAGGACATAGACCTGTATGAGAAAATACGAGACACGTCAAAATGGAACCCTAAAATGAGAGAGCCATTAGAGG CACTGTATGGCAAGGAAGGTCTCCAAGAAATGCATAGTGGGTGGATAGATGGTATTAGCAAATATTATACCAACAGGGGAGGAGACATTTGCAAGAAGGCAGTCAAAAGTATTACTTGTCCCACCCTGGTTGTGCATGGACAGAAGGATCCTCTGGTTCCACAGTTTCATCCTGAGTATTTACATGAGAATATTCCAGGATGCAAACTTCACATGATGCCGGAAGGAAAACACAATCTTCACCTTCGCTATGCTGATGAGTTTAACTCACTTGTAAAGAGCTTTTTGAATGGCAAATTGTGA
- the LOC136911046 gene encoding transcriptional regulator Myc-1-like isoform X2 has protein sequence MAVQNGCSFCKPFASENDPDATYYFHLEKDEVETEAYSISTVPTHDIWKKFELLPTPPRSPSRSPRSSPIDFADTLQSVSDNLDNCSVAPLTTVENSLSCLKSKLIQDCMWNASNYNERSSESMKFTTAPNNELLYETPCSTPPPVEYVSSECVDPSTVFPYPVNETHQNLCVSHSSSDSEEEIDVVSIEKPKTRKRAPPQVTDEPPAKRLKPVAVRPKAGMSTTSPTKEFKKDLKRQTSATSDEDGEINKRATHNVLERKRRNDLKTSFHVLREEVPELKDNERAAKVTILRKAKECVDKLKNDETRFLEELTKERRRNEDLLDRLHTLRQLKRK, from the exons atggCTGTTCAGAATGGCTGTTCCTTTTGTAAGCCGTTTGCGTCTGAAAACGACCCGGACGCCACGTATTACTTCCATCTGGAAAAAGACGAAGTGGAAACTGAAGCATATAGTATATCAACAGTCCCAACACATGACATTTGGAAGAAGTTTGAACTTCTTCCAACACCGCCGCGGTCTCCATCGCGATCACCGCGAAGTTCTCCGATCGACTTTGCGGACACTTTGCAAAGTGTGTCAGATAATTTGGACAACTGCTCAGTTGCACCCTTAACAACGGTTGAAAATTCTCTCAGTTGTTTAAAGTCCAAGCTCATTCAAGACTGTATGTGGAATGCTTCAAACTACAACGAAAGATCGTCGGAGTCGATGAAATTTACCACAGCGCCTAACAACGAATTACTTTACGAGACACCCTGTTCAACTCCACCTCCAGTGGAATATGTTAGCTCTGAGTGTGTGGACCCTTCAACGGTTTTTCCTTATCCAGTGAACGAAACGCATCAAAACTTATGCGTGTCTCATTCGTCCAGCGATTCAG AAGAAGAAATAGATGTGGTTAGCATCGAGAAACCGAAAACTCGTAAACGTGCTCCTCCGCAAGTCACAGACGAGCCCCCGGCAAAACGTCTAAAACCAGTCGCTGTGAGACCTAAAGCAGGTATGTCGACAACAAGTCCTACAAAAGAGTTCAAGAAAGATCTCAAACGACAAACGAGCGCAACTTCAGATGAGGACGGCGAAATAAACAAAAGAGCAACTCATAATGTTCTAGAACGGAAACGAAGGAATGATCTCAAGACTAGCTTCCATGTTCTGCGAGAAGAAGTCCCCGAACTCAAGGACAACGAACGAGCTGCAAAAGTCACAATCTTGCGGAAAGCAAAGGAGTGCGTAGATAAACTTAAAAACGACGAAACAAGATTTCTTGAAGAGCTTACGAAAGAGCGACGGAGAAACGAAGACCTCTTAGATCGTCTGCATACCCTTAGACAATTGAAGCGAAAGTAA
- the LOC136911048 gene encoding CYFIP-related Rac1 interactor B-like, with translation MGNILKLLTREEQEASESQIDIFLDFENATPTESEREVYNVVSSVLDEAPRILKELQDYQGANEEIRQAISNALNGELQELAWKAVVPLVGKLKAFYEYALELEAVLPQLLHALCAGPETPIQHLEQQQALAKQFADILHFTLTFDDLKMTNPSIQNDFSYYRRTLSRRKMANADDDNEAIQVTNEMANRMSLFYAYPTPLLKVLSDATSKFVTENKSLPIENTTDCLSTLANLCRRMLENPDFPSKVANKETYLFCLRVMVGLIILYDHVHPIGAFVKNSAIDIKASIKVLKDQPQGSVDGLLNALRYSTKHLNDETTPKNIKALLM, from the exons ATGGGGAATATCCTGAAACTTCTGACAAGAGAAGAACAAGAAGCCAGTGAGAGTCAAATCGACATATTCTTAGATTTTGAAA ATGCAACTCCCACTGAATCAGAACGGGAGGTTTACAATGTTGTCAGTAGTGTATTAGATGAAGCCCCAAGAATTCTTAAAGAGCTACAGGATTATCAAGGAGCAAATGAGGAAATAAGACAG GCAATTTCAAATGCGCTGAATGGAGAGCTTCAAGAACTTGCTTGGAAGGCTGTGGTTCCTCTGGTTGGGAAACTCAAAGCGTTTTACGAATATGCCTTAGAACTTG AGGCTGTACTGCCGCAACTGCTCCATGCTCTGTGTGCTGGGCCAGAGACCCCAATTCAACACCTGGAACAACAACAA GCGCTAGCAAAGCAATTTGCTGACATTCTTCATTTTACACTTACATTTGACGACTTAAAG atgACAAATCCTTCAATTCAAAATGACTTTAGTTACTACAGGAGAACACTGAGCAGAAGAAAAATGGCCAATGCA gaTGATGACAATGAAGCAATTCAAGTTACAAACGAGATGGCCAACAGAATGTCTCTTTTTTATGCCTACCCTACACCTCTCTTAAAAGTTCTTAGTGATGCCACATCAAAGTTTGTAACAGAG AACAAAAGTCTCCCAATAGAAAATACAACAGATTGTTTAAGCACCTTAGCAAATCTATGTAGAAGAATGTTGGAAAATCC GGACTTCCCTTCAAAAGTGGCAAATAAGGAAACGTATCTCTTTTGTCTTCGTGTAATG GTTGGCCTTATAATACTCTATGATCATGTACATCCAATAGGAGCTTTTGTGAAAAACTCAGCTATAGAT ATTAAAGCATCCATAAAAGTCTTAAAAGATCAACCTCAGGGCTCAGTAGATGGACTTCTTAATGCATTAAG GTATAGCACAAAACACCTAAATGATGAAACAACACCAAAGAATATCAAAGCGCTACTTATGTAA